AAAATCCGGCTCGCGTTGGAACGGCTGCCGCACGTAGTGGACGCGATGTGTGCCATCCTGATGAAACTCGACGATGGCCAAAATAAAATCCTCAGGCTTGTTGAGCGAGTAGAGAATCTCATTTTTCGTCACGGTGATTGTCGCGCTGCCAGCCACGCGGCCTTTCACCTCGATGAACCGGAGTTTTCCCGTGCCCGGCACGCGGCTCTCGATGTCGTAGCCGAGTTTCTCGTGCTCGCGGTCGATGGGTTCAAAGCCAAGACGGCGCTCGATCTCCATCACCATCGCGCGCGCTTGCGCTGCGGCGGCCTGCGTGTCCACCGTTGAGACTTCTTTTGTTCGTGGCTGTCCGGTCATTGCGGCTAATAAACCTATCGGCACCACAAGAACACCGCCAAGCACAACCGGCGGCAGCGGTGAGATCTGCGCCTCCAGTTTCAATTCATCCATTCGTTTTTCAAGACGCGCCTGCAGCGCGTCGGCGCGCTTGCGGGCTTCGCCGGAATTCAATCGCGCGTTAATCCTGCCGGCTTGTTCTTGCAGCTTAAGATCTTCGGCGCGATGATCCCAGTAGCTGATCTCTTTGGTGAGCCGATCTTTCACTGCCGCTTCGGTTTTGGCGATCAGCGCCAACTTGCGCGAGCGCACCTCCGCGAGATGCTCGGGCACCACGTGAGTGACAGCGTGGCTTTGCGCTTTCTGTTCCAATTCACGGTTGATCCAAGCGCATTCCGGCCGCGCCATGATCGCATCGATGTCAGGCTCACCGGCAGCAAGCGGCCGGTAGTCGAGATAAGGCGCGTAATGCAGATGTCGGGTGTTGCCTGCTGCATCCAATTCCACATATAGCATTTGCTTGGACACGACGCGACGCTCGCCGCTACGGGTGAGGCTCGCGTCCTGAATGGCATGTTCCAGATAAAAGAGCACGCGCGGCTCCATGCCGAAGTCGCGTTCATCCACCAACACTGCGCCCCGGCGCAGGAGATCGCGGTGGCGTTCTATTGTGAGGTCGATGGTGGCATCGAGCAGCGGATGGCCGGGGCAGACGAAGGCGGCAAGCGGCTGGCCCTGCGGCGCGATGAGCGATTTCTCGAATGCAATACGTTCGTAGCGCGGCAACAGCGGCTCACCGATGCCGATGAGACGGTCGCGATTGCGAATGGGCGCCGGAACGTGGGTAATCTCGTACCGCCGCGGCTCGCGCTGTTTGGCGGTGCCGCCGAGGCGTTGCAATGCCTCCAAAAAGAAAGATTCGATGTAATGCGGCTGCAGCCGTCGTGCCTCGGCGCGTTCCATGTCTTCGCGGATGCGGTGCACGCGGCTGGCATCCATGGCATCATGAGCGAGGGCGCGTTCTTCCAACAAGTCTTGAAGCTGATTGCGGTCGAAAGCGTTGGCCACAATCCGCGTGAGACGTTCGCGCACTTCGGGTTTCTCACCGTAACGAATGGCTTCAATGAGCAGATCGCGCAGCGGCTTGCCGTCGAATCTCAACTTTCCAAGAACGTCGAAGACCTGGCCGCCGAGCGCATTGCGGGCCTCAGCCAGCTTCTCGAGCAGCGTGCGGTACACGTCGCC
This genomic interval from Cytophagia bacterium CHB2 contains the following:
- a CDS encoding DUF3883 domain-containing protein yields the protein MGREERTKAQESFRHDPEVQVLLATDAAGEGINLQRAHLMVNYDLPWNPNRIEQRFGRIHRIGQTEVCHLWNLVADETREGDVYRTLLEKLAEARNALGGQVFDVLGKLRFDGKPLRDLLIEAIRYGEKPEVRERLTRIVANAFDRNQLQDLLEERALAHDAMDASRVHRIREDMERAEARRLQPHYIESFFLEALQRLGGTAKQREPRRYEITHVPAPIRNRDRLIGIGEPLLPRYERIAFEKSLIAPQGQPLAAFVCPGHPLLDATIDLTIERHRDLLRRGAVLVDERDFGMEPRVLFYLEHAIQDASLTRSGERRVVSKQMLYVELDAAGNTRHLHYAPYLDYRPLAAGEPDIDAIMARPECAWINRELEQKAQSHAVTHVVPEHLAEVRSRKLALIAKTEAAVKDRLTKEISYWDHRAEDLKLQEQAGRINARLNSGEARKRADALQARLEKRMDELKLEAQISPLPPVVLGGVLVVPIGLLAAMTGQPRTKEVSTVDTQAAAAQARAMVMEIERRLGFEPIDREHEKLGYDIESRVPGTGKLRFIEVKGRVAGSATITVTKNEILYSLNKPEDFILAIVEFHQDGTHRVHYVRQPFQREPDFGVTSVNYGLEELLAKAEEPR